Proteins co-encoded in one Pelobates fuscus isolate aPelFus1 chromosome 5, aPelFus1.pri, whole genome shotgun sequence genomic window:
- the FOXE1 gene encoding forkhead box protein E1, translating to MTAESQQSPSRATGAGTNLQQASGFSIPVVKVEKDPSETSVSSNGQPDVDETPKGRRRKRPLQRGKPPYSYIALIAMAIAHSSDRKLTLGGIYKFITERFPFYRDNSKKWQNSIRHNLTLNDCFIKIPREPGRPGKGNYWALDPNAEDMFDSGSFLRRRKRFKRTDLTTYPAYIHDTSMFSAIQVGRPTYHNSMYPNVAMSPTYSQQITPHSSVYYPSSSPAFSTGQSRVFSINTLIGPPSGPESGQQANRSISPEISSSSTSSCTYGSASYNSQAGGGTMHPRSANSVAYSYPVPNSHLPMNQSSYAHGNSQLFGTSSRLPMPTSPAMNSETMDLYGRMSPGQYTSLTPYNTNGQLGGSNAYLRHATYPGSMDRFVSAL from the coding sequence ATGACAGCGGAAAGCCAACAGTCTCCCAGCAGAGCCACGGGGGCTGGCACCAACCTCCAACAAGCCAGTGGCTTCTCAATACCAGTGGTTAAAGTGGAGAAGGATCCAAGTGAAACAAGTGTCTCTTCCAATGGGCAGCCTGACGTTGATGAAACCCCCAAAGGAAGAAGGAGGAAAAGACCTCTCCAGAGAGGCAAGCCACCCTACAGCTACATAGCCCTCATAGCCATGGCTATTGCCCATTCATCTGACAGGAAGCTCACTTTAGGTGGAATCTACAAATTTATAACTGAGAGATTCCCCTTTTATCGGGACAATTCCAAAAAATGGCAAAACTCCATCAGACATAACCTGACTCTCAATGATTGTTTCATTAAAATTCCCAGGGAACCAGGAAGGCCAGGGAAGGGAAATTACTGGGCTCTGGATCCCAATGCAGAAgacatgtttgacagtgggagcTTCTTGAGGAGAAGAAAAAGGTTCAAGAGAACTGACCTAACCACATACCCAGCCTACATCCATGACACTAGTATGTTCTCAGCTATCCAAGTTGGCAGGCCCACCTACCACAACTCTATGTACCCCAACGTGGCCATGAGTCCTACTTACAGCCAGCAGATCACACCACATTCCTCAGTGTACTACCCATCATCATCACCAGCCTTCAGCACAGGTCAGTCCAGGGTGTTCAGCATAAATACACTCATAGGTCCACCCAGCGGACCTGAGTCTGGTCAGCAGGCAAACAGGTCCATCAGCCCAGAGATTAGTTCATCCTCCACCAGTTCCTGTACCTATGGGAGTGCAAGCTACAATAGTCAGGCAGGTGGAGGCACCATGCATCCAAGGTCAGCCAACTCGGTGGCCTATTCCTATCCAGTTCCTAACAGCCATCTGCCAATGAATCAGAGCTCCTATGCCCACGGGAATTCACAGCTGTTTGGGACATCCAGTAGGCTGCCCATGCCAACCTCCCCTGCCATGAACAGTGAGACCATGGATTTGTACGGTAGGATGTCTCCTGGACAGTACACCTCACTGACTCCCTACAACACCAATGGGCAGCTAGGTGGCTCTAATGCCTACCTGAGACATGCCACATACCCAGGCAGCATGGACAGGTTTGTGTCTGCTCTTTGA